One stretch of Pelmatolapia mariae isolate MD_Pm_ZW linkage group LG3_W, Pm_UMD_F_2, whole genome shotgun sequence DNA includes these proteins:
- the LOC134623986 gene encoding uncharacterized protein LOC134623986 yields MKSSQHNTTEWSDSVTLTVSDNKPRPVLTVSPSWLSPGASVTLNCEVEHPSAGWSFYWYKAVPDLSEKSSSYELLPDGSGTAQDSYIIHGQTHTAGYVCRAGRGDPEYHTDHSQPKFVWSAGQFVSLCPFNKLMLGHHFYSPRFRPLKSHLHDNAIDVSLSLHCMLFPDVHSAASLTVSPDRVQHFTSDSVSLTCEGNFTEWRVRKFSEDGRLSDCRRMTGSTCNINTSKSDTAVYWCESGSGEFSSAVNITVQSMLLYIYFLDLNDLDGASVSLSCSLKTQKILSNVFFYHNDKLIQNDTRGELKISAVSKSDEGFYKCQYSGRESAQSWMSVKVTVSGADSSSSPVWLMVGLVCGVSLIIILLLLLYRCRQSKYSCFTRSIQSESHSPGSSTNHGVNQNETHVYGSLQHGTDEHRDVTYSVIEIKTFGKKREHHKPDETAVYSEVKIRAAEDSLMYAEVKRPPKEKAKKKAGQ; encoded by the exons ATGAAAAGTTCACAGCATAACACAACAGAGTGGAGTGATTCAGTCACACTGACAGTTTCTGACA ATAAACCCCGTCCTGTCCTCACTGTGTCTCCATCATGGCTGAGTCCTGGAGCCTCAGTAACTCTGAACTGTGAGGTTGAACATCCGTCTGCAGGATGGAGCTTCTACTGGTATAAAGCTGTTCCTGATCTATCAGAGAAATCCTCCAGTTATGAGCTGCTACCTGATGGCAGTGGGACTGCACAGGACTCCTACATCATTCatggacagacacacacagcaggataTGTGTGCAGAGCTGGAAGAGGAGACCCAGAGTATCACACTGATCACAGTCAACCAAAGTTTGTCTGGTCTGCAGGTcagtttgtttctctctgtcctttCAATAAGCTCATGTTAGgtcatcatttttattcacCAAGATTTAGACCATTAAAATCTCATCTCCATGACAATGCCATTGATGTCT CTTTGTCTCTTCACTGCATGTTGTTTCCAGATGTTCATTCAGCAGCGTCTCTCACAGTGAGTCCTGACAGAGTGCAACACTTCACCTCTGACTCTGTCTCACTGACCTGTGAGGGAAACttcactgagtggagagtgagGAAGTTCTCTGAGGACGGCCGACTCTCTGACTGTAGGAGAATGACTGGATCCACATGTAACATCAACACATCAAAGTCAGATACTGCAGTGTACTGGTGTGAGTCTGGATCAGGAGAGTTCAGCAGTGCAGTCAACATCACTGTACAGAGTATGTTATTATACATTTACTTCTTGGATCTGAATGATTTAGAC GGAGCTTCTGTTAGTCTGAGCTGCagtttgaaaacacaaaaaatactttccaatgtgtttttctatcacaATGACAAACTTATTCAAAATGATACCCGAGGGGAGCTGAAGATCTCTGCAGTGTCAAAGTCTGATGAAGGTTTCTACAAGTGTCAGTACTCAGGAAGAGAGTCAGCACAGAGCTGGATGTCAGTTAAAG TAACTGTGTCAGGAGCTGACAGCTCTTCATCTCCTGTGTGGTTGATGGTTGGACTGGTTTGTGGAGTCTCTCTCATTATTATTCTCCTGCTCTTGTTGTATCGCTGCAGACAGTCCAAGT ATTCATGCTTCACCAG gTCGATCCAGTCTGAGAGTCACAGTCCGGGCTCCTCCACAAATCATGGAGTCAACCAGAATGAAACTCATGTGTACGGCTCTCTTCAACATG GAACAGATGAACACCGAGATGTCACCTACTCTGTTATTGAGATTAAAACCTTTGGAAAGAAGA GGGAGCATCATAAACCAGATGAAACTGCTGTTTACTCTGAAGTGAAGATAAGAGCTGCAG AGGACAGTCTGATGTATGCTGAGGTCAAACGCCCCCCAAAAGAAAAAGCCAAGAAAAAAGCAG GTCAGTGA